One region of Lysobacter silvisoli genomic DNA includes:
- a CDS encoding MFS transporter, producing the protein MTHPLSRRQVALILFALAMGGFAIGTSEFAVMGLMPDIARGLGINEPQVGHAVSAYALGVVVGAPLLAILGARLRRRPLLLALMGFYALGNVASALAPSYPAMLLFRFIAGLPHGAYFGVAALVAAAISPPEQRGVAVSRPLLGLAIALLIGNPFATWLGQVLDWRYAFGLVALIALLTVALVAKLLPADPNERRQDPMRELRDFNRAPVWLALGIGAIGFAGMFCVFGYLAPTLIHVTGVPESWTPLALIAFGIGGILGNLAGGWLFDRLQFRAAAAVLLWSTALLLVFPLAAQSLWSVLPAVIAVGTMGALAPVLQAHLMDVAADAQTLAAASNHSAFNAANALGPWLGGLAISAGYDWTSTGYIGAATAVGGLLIYLWARKDLQQRAPVGEAA; encoded by the coding sequence ATGACCCACCCTCTTTCGCGACGCCAGGTCGCGCTGATCCTGTTCGCGCTGGCCATGGGCGGCTTCGCCATCGGCACCAGCGAATTCGCGGTGATGGGCCTGATGCCCGACATCGCGCGCGGCCTGGGCATCAACGAACCGCAAGTCGGCCATGCCGTCAGCGCCTATGCGCTGGGCGTGGTGGTGGGCGCGCCGCTGCTGGCGATCCTGGGCGCGCGCCTGCGCCGGCGTCCGCTGCTGCTGGCGCTGATGGGCTTCTACGCGCTGGGCAACGTGGCCAGCGCGCTGGCGCCGAGCTACCCGGCCATGCTGCTGTTCCGCTTCATCGCCGGCCTGCCGCACGGCGCCTACTTCGGCGTGGCCGCGCTGGTGGCCGCCGCGATCAGCCCGCCGGAACAGCGCGGCGTGGCGGTGAGCCGGCCGCTGCTGGGCCTGGCGATCGCGCTGCTGATCGGCAATCCGTTCGCGACCTGGCTGGGCCAGGTGCTGGACTGGCGTTACGCCTTCGGCCTGGTCGCGCTGATCGCGCTGCTGACGGTAGCCCTGGTGGCCAAGCTGCTGCCGGCCGATCCCAACGAACGCCGCCAGGACCCGATGCGCGAACTGCGCGACTTCAACCGCGCGCCGGTGTGGCTGGCGCTGGGCATCGGCGCGATCGGTTTCGCCGGCATGTTCTGCGTGTTCGGCTACCTGGCGCCCACCCTGATCCACGTCACCGGCGTGCCCGAATCCTGGACCCCGCTGGCGCTGATCGCCTTCGGCATCGGCGGCATTCTGGGCAACCTGGCCGGCGGCTGGCTGTTCGACCGCCTGCAGTTCCGCGCCGCCGCCGCGGTGCTGCTGTGGTCCACCGCCCTGCTGCTGGTGTTCCCGCTGGCCGCGCAGTCGCTGTGGTCGGTGCTGCCGGCGGTGATCGCCGTGGGCACCATGGGCGCGCTGGCACCGGTGCTGCAGGCGCACCTGATGGACGTGGCCGCCGACGCGCAAACCCTGGCCGCCGCGTCCAACCACTCCGCCTTCAATGCCGCCAACGCCTTGGGCCCCTGGCTGGGCGGCCTGGCCATCAGCGCCGGCTACGACTGGACCAGCACCGGCTACATCGGCGCGGCGACGGCGGTGGGTGGATTGCTGATCTACCTGTGGGCGCGGAAGGATTTGCAGCAGCGTGCGCCGGTGGGCGAGGCGGCGTGA
- a CDS encoding glutamine amidotransferase encodes MNSAPFLILETGQPVASMRRHRGFPHWIRVAAGLERDQAVTVNVEAGQALPSREGFAGTIVTGSGAMVTDRAEWSERSAAWLREAAHAGMPLLGICYGHQLLAHALGGEVGDHPQGREMGTVALELHDTAGSDPLFAGLPPRFGAQATHLQTVLRAPDGATVLARSVHDACHAFRWGDRAWGVQFHPEFSATHMRGYVRARQDALRNEGRCPKTIVGDIAATPHARRVLRRFVHHARGLHGR; translated from the coding sequence ATGAACAGCGCCCCCTTCTTGATCCTCGAGACCGGTCAGCCGGTGGCCTCGATGCGCCGCCATCGCGGCTTTCCGCATTGGATCCGTGTGGCCGCCGGGCTGGAGCGCGACCAGGCGGTGACGGTCAACGTCGAGGCCGGTCAGGCGCTGCCCTCGCGCGAGGGCTTCGCCGGCACCATCGTCACCGGCTCCGGCGCCATGGTCACCGACCGCGCCGAGTGGAGCGAGCGCAGCGCGGCGTGGCTGCGCGAGGCCGCGCACGCGGGCATGCCGCTGCTGGGCATCTGCTACGGCCACCAATTGCTCGCGCATGCGCTGGGCGGCGAGGTCGGCGATCATCCGCAGGGCCGCGAGATGGGCACGGTGGCGCTGGAACTGCACGACACCGCCGGCAGCGACCCGTTGTTCGCCGGGCTGCCGCCACGCTTCGGCGCCCAGGCCACGCACCTGCAGACCGTGCTGCGCGCGCCCGACGGCGCGACCGTGCTCGCGCGCTCGGTGCACGACGCCTGTCACGCCTTCCGTTGGGGCGATCGCGCCTGGGGCGTGCAGTTCCATCCCGAATTCAGCGCCACGCACATGCGCGGTTACGTGCGCGCGCGCCAGGACGCGCTGCGCAACGAAGGCCGTTGCCCCAAGACCATCGTCGGCGACATCGCCGCCACGCCGCACGCGCGCCGCGTGCTGCGGCGCTTCGTCCACCACGCGCGCGGCCTGCACGGCCGCTGA
- a CDS encoding GspE/PulE family protein yields the protein MPPGRLSLERVAAALAQDGLIGPADVKRVQLPAGARHASDVHPLVLIANLKLAGQAPGTELGLERLTEWLAGVTGLRYLRIDPTRVDVPAAAAVVSHAYARRHRILPLAVNADRVLIATSEPLDLDWLPDVRHLTRREIELAVVNPLDLHRYTMEFFGVTRSVRGARDGNREHAAGMPSFEQLVELGRVGEVGADDHHIVHIVDWLLQYANEQRASDIHLEPRRDIGRVRFRIDGVMHKVFEMPPPVMNAVVSRIKVLGRMDLAERRRPQDGRIKTRSPGGREVEMRLSTMPTAFGEKCVARLFDPDTALKSIDQLGFSAREADGWNDLVQRPHGIVLVTGPTGSGKTTTLYSTLKQLATPDVNVCSVEDPIEMIAPEFNQMQVQPAIDLDFASGVRTLLRQDPDIIMIGEIRDLETAQMAVQAALTGHLVLSTLHTNDAASAITRLLDLGVPHYLVASTLNGVLAQRLVRTLCRHCKRPTQLSEGDWASLLGPGQAPPAPAAPQAPVGCLECRRTGYLGRVGLYELLPITPGLRRMIRPDLDLAAFNRAAAAEGVRSLRAAAAEKVALGLTTIPEVVSVLPPQE from the coding sequence CTGCCGCCGGGCCGGCTGAGCCTGGAGCGGGTGGCCGCGGCCCTGGCCCAGGACGGGCTGATCGGCCCGGCCGACGTCAAGCGCGTGCAGCTGCCCGCCGGTGCCCGCCATGCCAGCGACGTGCACCCGCTGGTGCTGATCGCCAACCTCAAGCTCGCCGGCCAGGCGCCGGGCACCGAACTGGGCCTGGAGCGGCTGACCGAATGGCTGGCCGGCGTCACCGGCCTGCGCTACCTGCGCATCGACCCGACCCGGGTGGACGTGCCCGCGGCCGCCGCGGTGGTCTCGCACGCCTATGCGCGCCGCCACCGCATCCTGCCGCTGGCGGTGAACGCCGACCGCGTGCTGATCGCCACCAGCGAGCCGCTGGACCTGGACTGGCTGCCCGACGTGCGCCACCTGACCCGGCGCGAGATCGAGCTGGCGGTGGTCAATCCGCTGGACCTGCACCGCTACACCATGGAGTTCTTCGGCGTCACCCGCTCGGTGCGCGGCGCCCGCGACGGCAACCGCGAGCACGCCGCCGGCATGCCCAGCTTCGAACAGCTGGTCGAACTGGGCCGGGTCGGCGAGGTCGGCGCCGACGACCACCACATCGTCCACATCGTCGACTGGTTGCTGCAGTACGCCAACGAGCAACGCGCCTCCGACATCCACCTGGAGCCGCGCCGCGACATCGGCCGGGTGCGTTTCCGCATCGACGGCGTGATGCACAAAGTGTTCGAGATGCCGCCGCCGGTGATGAATGCCGTGGTCAGCCGGATCAAGGTGCTGGGGCGCATGGACCTGGCCGAGCGCCGGCGCCCGCAGGACGGCCGCATCAAGACCCGCTCGCCGGGCGGGCGCGAGGTCGAAATGCGCCTGTCGACCATGCCCACCGCCTTCGGCGAGAAATGCGTGGCGCGCCTGTTCGACCCGGACACCGCGCTCAAATCCATCGACCAGCTCGGTTTCAGCGCGCGCGAAGCCGATGGCTGGAACGACCTGGTGCAGCGCCCGCACGGCATCGTCCTGGTCACCGGCCCCACCGGTTCGGGCAAGACCACCACGCTGTATTCCACGCTCAAGCAGCTGGCCACGCCGGACGTGAACGTGTGCAGCGTCGAGGACCCGATCGAAATGATCGCGCCCGAGTTCAACCAGATGCAGGTGCAGCCGGCGATCGATCTGGATTTCGCCAGCGGCGTGCGCACCCTGCTGCGCCAGGACCCGGACATCATCATGATCGGCGAGATCCGCGACCTGGAGACCGCGCAGATGGCGGTGCAGGCCGCGCTGACCGGCCACCTGGTGCTGTCGACCCTGCACACCAACGACGCGGCATCGGCGATCACCCGCCTGCTCGACCTGGGCGTTCCGCACTACCTGGTCGCGTCCACCCTCAACGGCGTGCTCGCGCAGCGCCTGGTGCGCACCCTGTGCCGGCACTGCAAGCGGCCGACCCAGCTCAGCGAGGGCGACTGGGCCTCGCTGCTGGGCCCGGGCCAGGCGCCGCCGGCGCCGGCCGCGCCGCAGGCGCCGGTGGGCTGCCTGGAATGCCGTCGCACCGGCTACCTGGGCCGGGTCGGCCTCTACGAACTGCTGCCGATCACCCCCGGCCTGCGCCGGATGATCCGCCCCGACCTGGACCTGGCCGCGTTCAACCGCGCCGCCGCCGCCGAGGGCGTGCGTTCGCTGCGCGCGGCCGCGGCCGAAAAGGTCGCGCTGGGATTGACTACAATTCCGGAAGTCGTGTCGGTATTGCCCCCGCAGGAATGA
- the glyQ gene encoding glycine--tRNA ligase subunit alpha, which translates to MSANSPTIAAAAPTFQQLIQRLNAYWAEQGCVLIQPLDLEVGAGTFHPATFLRALGPEPWNAAYVQPCRRPTDGRYGENPNRLQRYYQYQVAMKPSPDNIVELYFDSLKALGVDPLVHDLRLVEDNWESPTLGAWGLGWEVWLNGMEVTQFTYFQQAGGLECKPVLGEITYGLERLCMYLQNVDNVFDLVWTYGPDGTPVTYRDVYHQNEVEQSAYNFEHADVAELFHRFDACEREALKLIELGLPLPAYDQVCKASHSFNLLDARRAISVTERQRYILRVRRIAQGVAEAYYAQREKLGFPGLKRDAAQEAA; encoded by the coding sequence ATGTCTGCGAATTCGCCCACGATCGCCGCCGCTGCGCCGACGTTCCAACAGCTGATCCAGCGCCTGAACGCCTACTGGGCCGAGCAGGGTTGCGTGCTGATCCAGCCGCTGGACCTGGAAGTCGGCGCCGGCACCTTCCACCCGGCGACCTTCCTGCGCGCGCTGGGTCCGGAGCCGTGGAACGCGGCCTACGTGCAGCCCTGCCGCCGTCCCACCGACGGCCGCTACGGCGAAAACCCCAACCGCCTGCAGCGCTACTACCAGTACCAGGTGGCGATGAAGCCCAGCCCCGACAACATCGTCGAGCTGTACTTCGACTCGCTCAAGGCGCTGGGCGTGGACCCGCTGGTGCACGACCTGCGCCTGGTCGAAGACAACTGGGAGTCGCCCACGCTGGGCGCCTGGGGCCTGGGCTGGGAGGTCTGGCTCAACGGCATGGAAGTGACCCAGTTCACTTATTTCCAGCAGGCCGGCGGCCTGGAGTGCAAGCCGGTGCTCGGCGAGATCACTTACGGCCTCGAGCGCCTGTGCATGTACCTGCAGAACGTGGACAACGTGTTCGACCTGGTCTGGACCTACGGGCCGGACGGCACCCCGGTGACCTACCGCGACGTCTACCACCAGAACGAAGTCGAGCAGAGCGCCTACAACTTCGAGCACGCCGACGTGGCCGAACTGTTCCACCGCTTCGATGCTTGCGAGCGCGAGGCGCTGAAGCTGATCGAACTGGGCCTGCCGCTGCCGGCCTACGACCAGGTCTGCAAGGCCAGCCACTCCTTCAACCTGCTCGACGCGCGCCGCGCGATCAGCGTGACCGAACGCCAGCGCTACATCCTGCGCGTGCGCCGCATCGCCCAGGGCGTGGCCGAGGCCTACTACGCGCAACGCGAAAAACTCGGCTTCCCCGGCCTCAAGCGCGACGCCGCGCAGGAGGCCGCGTGA